In Arachis hypogaea cultivar Tifrunner chromosome 2, arahy.Tifrunner.gnm2.J5K5, whole genome shotgun sequence, a genomic segment contains:
- the LOC140176554 gene encoding uncharacterized protein encodes MVDEVGEKNVIQVVTDNAANYKAAGEMLMKKRKNLFWKPCAAHCIDLMLEDLEKKATLYKDTIYRDRKITTYIYARTALISLLHIHTKRKDLVRAAMTHFATSYLTLECLNNNKGSVIRMFLSDQWTSSKFAKIKYGKIIASVVLDKMF; translated from the coding sequence ATGGTTGACGAGGTTGGTGAAAAAAATGTCATTCAAGTTGTCACCGACAATGCGGCTAATTACAAAGCTGCAGGAGAAATGCTAATGAAAAAGAGGAAAAACTTGTTTTGGAAGCCTTGCGCAGCACATTGCATTGACTTAATGTTAGAAGACTTGGAGAAAAAAGCAACCCTTTATAAGGACACGATTTATAGAGATAGAAAGATTACTACTTACATATATGCTAGGACTGCTCTCATTTCACTACTACACATCCACACCAAAAGAAAAGATTTGGTGAGGGCGGCTATGACCCATTTTGCAACGTCCTACCTTACTTTGGAATGCCTCAATAACAACAAAGGTTCCGTAATAAGAATGTTTCTTTCTGATCAATGGACTTCTAGTAAGTTTGCAAAGATAAAATATGGAAAAATAATTGCAAGTGTGGTGTTGGATAAGATGTTTTGA